A window of the Tenebrio molitor chromosome 1, icTenMoli1.1, whole genome shotgun sequence genome harbors these coding sequences:
- the Sf3b3 gene encoding splicing factor 3B subunit 3 isoform X2 codes for MYLYNITLQRATAITHAIHGNFSGTKMQEIVISRGKSLEVLRPDPNTGKVHTLLTVEIFGVIRSLMSFRLTGGTKDYVIVGSDSGRIVILEYIPAKNGFEKVHQETFGKSGVRRIVPGQYLATDPRGRAVMIGAVEKQKLAYILNRDAQARLTISSPLEAHKSNTLVYHMVGVDVGYDNPMFACLEIDYEEADSDPTGEAAQKTQQTLTFYELDLGVNHVVRKYSEPLEEHANFLVTVPGGDDGPSGVLICSENYLTYKNLGDQHDIRCPIPRRRNDLDDPERGMIFVCSATHKTKSMFFFLAQTEQGDIFKITLETDEDMVTEIKLKYFDTVPVATAMCVLKTGFLFVASEFGNHYLYQIAHLGDDDDELEFSSAMPLEEGDTFFFAPRSLRNLVLVDELESLSPILSCRVADLAGEDTPQLYMLCGRGPRSSLRVLRHGLEVSEMAVSELPGNPNAVWTVKRRSDAWWLNIFQHHAFYFRWRLGYALSLR; via the exons ATGTATCTCTACAACATAACGTTGCAAAGAGCAACCGCTATCACCCACGCCATCCATGGCAACTTTTCGGGCACAAAAATGCAAGAAATAGTCATTTCACGTGGCAAAAGCTTGGAAGTGCTGAGACCAGACCCAAACACTGGCAAAGTACACACTCTCCTAACAGTAGAAATCTTTGGAGTAATACGTTCTTTAATGTCGTTTCGTCTAACCGGCGGAACGAAAGATTATGTCATAGTGGGATCTGATTCGGGAAGAATCGTTATATTAGAATATATTCCTGCCAAGAATGGTTTTGAAAAAGTTCACCAGGAAACATTTGGTAAATCTGGTGTTAGACGAATAGTGCCAGGACAGTACTTGGCCACGGATCCGCGAGGGAGAGCTGTAATGATTGGCGctgttgaaaaacaaaaactagcATACATCTTGAACAGAGATGCCCAGGCTCGTTTGACAATCTCGTCACCCCTCGAGGCGCACAAGAGCAACACCCTCGTCTACCACATGGTAGGCGTAGACGTTGGATATGATAATCCCATGTTCGCGTGCCTCGAAATCGACTATGAAGAAGCTGATTCGGACCCAACTGGAGAAGCGGCACAGAAAACTCAACAAACATTAACATTCTATGAACTCGATCTTGGCGTTAATCACGTTGTTCGCAAATATTCAGAACCTTTGGAGGAACACGCAAATTTCTTAGTTACCGTGCCGGGCGGTGACGACGGTCCTTCAGGAGTGTTAATTTGCTCAGAGAATTATTTGACATATAAAAACTTGGGCGACCAACATGATATAAGATGCCCAATCCCCAGAAGAAGAAACGATTTAGATGACCCAGAAAGGGGCATGATCTTCGTCTGTTCAGCTACTCACAAGACCAAGTCGATGTTCTTCTTTCTCGCACAGACAGAACAaggtgacatttttaaaatcacgCTTGAAACAGATGAAGATATGGTGACGGAAATCAAGTTGAAGTACTTTGACACAGTTCCGGTAGCCACTGCCATGTGCGTTTTGAAGACCGGGTTCTTGTTTGTAGCTTCAGAGTTTGGAAATCA CTACTTGTACCAAATCGCCCACCTCGGAGATGACGACGACGAATTAGAATTTAGCTCGGCCATGCCTTTGGAGGAAGGTGACACCTTCTTCTTTGCGCCACGTTCGCTCAGAAACTTGGTGCTGGTTGACGAATTGGAGTCTCTTTCTCCGATTTTGTCGTGTCGCGTGGCTGATTTGGCAGGTGAAGACACGCCTCAGCTGTATATGCTTTGCGGGAGAGGGCCGAGATCTTCGTTGCGAGTTTTAAGGCACGGTCTGGAAGTTTCAGAGATGGCTGTGTCTGAACTTCCCGGTAATCCCAACGCCGTGTGGACCGTGAAAAGAAGAAGTGATG CCTGGTGGttgaacatttttcaacaCCACGCTTTTTATTTCAGATGGCGTTTGGGTTACGCGTTGTCCCTTAGATGA
- the Sf3b3 gene encoding splicing factor 3B subunit 3 isoform X3 — MYLYNITLQRATAITHAIHGNFSGTKMQEIVISRGKSLEVLRPDPNTGKVHTLLTVEIFGVIRSLMSFRLTGGTKDYVIVGSDSGRIVILEYIPAKNGFEKVHQETFGKSGVRRIVPGQYLATDPRGRAVMIGAVEKQKLAYILNRDAQARLTISSPLEAHKSNTLVYHMVGVDVGYDNPMFACLEIDYEEADSDPTGEAAQKTQQTLTFYELDLGVNHVVRKYSEPLEEHANFLVTVPGGDDGPSGVLICSENYLTYKNLGDQHDIRCPIPRRRNDLDDPERGMIFVCSATHKTKSMFFFLAQTEQGDIFKITLETDEDMVTEIKLKYFDTVPVATAMCVLKTGFLFVASEFGNHYLYQIAHLGDDDDELEFSSAMPLEEGDTFFFAPRSLRNLVLVDELESLSPILSCRVADLAGEDTPQLYMLCGRGPRSSLRVLRHGLEVSEMAVSELPGNPNAVWTVKRRSDDGVWVTRCPLDEMR, encoded by the exons ATGTATCTCTACAACATAACGTTGCAAAGAGCAACCGCTATCACCCACGCCATCCATGGCAACTTTTCGGGCACAAAAATGCAAGAAATAGTCATTTCACGTGGCAAAAGCTTGGAAGTGCTGAGACCAGACCCAAACACTGGCAAAGTACACACTCTCCTAACAGTAGAAATCTTTGGAGTAATACGTTCTTTAATGTCGTTTCGTCTAACCGGCGGAACGAAAGATTATGTCATAGTGGGATCTGATTCGGGAAGAATCGTTATATTAGAATATATTCCTGCCAAGAATGGTTTTGAAAAAGTTCACCAGGAAACATTTGGTAAATCTGGTGTTAGACGAATAGTGCCAGGACAGTACTTGGCCACGGATCCGCGAGGGAGAGCTGTAATGATTGGCGctgttgaaaaacaaaaactagcATACATCTTGAACAGAGATGCCCAGGCTCGTTTGACAATCTCGTCACCCCTCGAGGCGCACAAGAGCAACACCCTCGTCTACCACATGGTAGGCGTAGACGTTGGATATGATAATCCCATGTTCGCGTGCCTCGAAATCGACTATGAAGAAGCTGATTCGGACCCAACTGGAGAAGCGGCACAGAAAACTCAACAAACATTAACATTCTATGAACTCGATCTTGGCGTTAATCACGTTGTTCGCAAATATTCAGAACCTTTGGAGGAACACGCAAATTTCTTAGTTACCGTGCCGGGCGGTGACGACGGTCCTTCAGGAGTGTTAATTTGCTCAGAGAATTATTTGACATATAAAAACTTGGGCGACCAACATGATATAAGATGCCCAATCCCCAGAAGAAGAAACGATTTAGATGACCCAGAAAGGGGCATGATCTTCGTCTGTTCAGCTACTCACAAGACCAAGTCGATGTTCTTCTTTCTCGCACAGACAGAACAaggtgacatttttaaaatcacgCTTGAAACAGATGAAGATATGGTGACGGAAATCAAGTTGAAGTACTTTGACACAGTTCCGGTAGCCACTGCCATGTGCGTTTTGAAGACCGGGTTCTTGTTTGTAGCTTCAGAGTTTGGAAATCA CTACTTGTACCAAATCGCCCACCTCGGAGATGACGACGACGAATTAGAATTTAGCTCGGCCATGCCTTTGGAGGAAGGTGACACCTTCTTCTTTGCGCCACGTTCGCTCAGAAACTTGGTGCTGGTTGACGAATTGGAGTCTCTTTCTCCGATTTTGTCGTGTCGCGTGGCTGATTTGGCAGGTGAAGACACGCCTCAGCTGTATATGCTTTGCGGGAGAGGGCCGAGATCTTCGTTGCGAGTTTTAAGGCACGGTCTGGAAGTTTCAGAGATGGCTGTGTCTGAACTTCCCGGTAATCCCAACGCCGTGTGGACCGTGAAAAGAAGAAGTGATG ATGGCGTTTGGGTTACGCGTTGTCCCTTAGATGAGATGAG ATGA
- the LOC138140546 gene encoding nucleolar protein 11, whose translation MAKLGAYYGLCPLIDHRSLLGICPDEEKGVVLVTLGKNIAAKYKLSDQKQIFSWRTKEKFSAPVIYDKQQSKYVAVFNETFIRSWNGNEEFLDKLKKFKFSQQIQTIFTCNEQSFIVFKDGTVIPLNEGIENHKKMIASNVINVDSEYISEVMYISLDEAIYVGLVVISNKHTYLCWTKFTQVGQDKFYKIFLHREKANLRGFVFHEDKSTVNFLTLWSDGKIYSAPLKDSDLDSSNLGELFTVIESLACREYVSMITLDQNYIAMYGCNSNEEGALLIIYNVQFKVVQSKQPFKLFTSGAKVWCIEGNLLFPVGQNLAVIPFYLDAEQLAALVGSHKVVESDPDSDVSIVQKLQFVNWGWGLKSKADDIREIVQLKIEDFVTQGFSESVIFETILTNLEKAKTVEVLSEFFTYFADIPEMCLVNVLKLILNLKPQQFKQNLQCNLKNFPQNLQPLERTELLDLILTKRFNESLLLPHLHAVLNVDDVLSLLQYIYFLLSEEGHPLPSHSFVETEAKLIQWSCVFLDANYQKFLLSRDDKIKDVLVALRDLIKDELSCFDDMEFVASLLHEIKKGKSIYKTIHVVGMDYSIEEFQLY comes from the exons ATGGCAAAGTTGGGAGCCTACTATGGCTTATGTCCGTTAATCGACCATCGAAGCTTATTAGGAATATGTCCAGATGAAGAGAAAGGGGTGGTGCTTGTTACTTTAGGCAAAAACATTGCAGCCAAATATAAG CTTTCAGATCAGAAGCAAATTTTTAGTTGGAGAACGAAAGAAAAGTTCAGTGCTCCTGTGATCTATGACAAACAGCAATCAAAATATGTAGCagtttttaatgaaactttTATACGGTCTTGGAATGGTAATGAagaatttttggataaattaaaaaagttcaAG TTCAGTCAACAGATTCAGACTATTTTCACATGTAATGAGCAAAGTTTTATTGTCTTTAAAGATGGAACTGTAATTCCACTAAATGAAGGCATTGAAAaccataaaaaaatgattgcaTCAAATGTTATTAATGTGGATTCTGAATATATCAGTGAAGTGATGTATATCAGCCTAGATGAAGCTATATATGTTGGTTTAGTGGTCATATCAAATAAACACACTTATTTGTGTTGGACAAAATTCACACAAGTAGGTCAAGATaagttttacaaaattttcctGCACAGAGAGAAAGCCAATTTAAGAGGATTTGTTTTTCATGAAGATAAATCTactgtaaattttttgactttaT GGAGTGATGGTAAAATTTATTCAGCTCCGCTGAAGGACTCAGATTTGGATTCTTCTAACCTAGGTGAATTATTCACAGTGATTGAATCATTAGCTTGTAGGGAATATGTTTCTATGATAACGTTAGATCAAAATTATATAGCCATGTATGGATGTAATTCAAATGAAGAAGGAGCATTactaatcatttataatgttCAATTCAAAGTAGTTCAGTCAAAACAaccatttaaattattcacaAGTGGGGCAAAAGTCTGGTGTATTGAAGGGAATTTACTTTTCCCTGTGGGCCAGAATCTTGCAGTTATACCGTTTTATTTAGATGCAGAACAGCTGGCAGCCCTTGTAGGTAGTCACAAAGTTGTCGAAAGTGATCCAGATTCTGATGTTTCTATTGTACAAAAGTTACAATTTGTAAATTGGGGATGGGGATTGAAATCAAAGGCAGATGACATTAGAGAAATTgtccaattaaaaattgaagattTTGTAACACAAGGTTTCTCTGAAAgtgtaatttttgaaacaattttgacTAATTTAGAGAAAGCAAAAACTGTTGAGGTACTTTCAGagtttttcacttattttgcAGATATACCAGAAATGTGTTTAGtaaatgtgttaaaattaatattaaatctgAAACCTCAACAGTTTAAGCAAAACCTTCAATGTAATCTTAAGAATTTTCCTCAAAATTTGCAACCTTTAGAGAGGACAGAATTGCtggatttaattttaaccaaacgTTTCAATGAATCTTTGCTTTTACCGCACTTACATGCAGTTTTAAACGTTGATGACGTTTTGTCATTATTACAGTACATATACTTTTTGTTATCAGAAGAAGGGCATCCTTTGCCATCCCATAGTTTTGTTGAAACTGAAGCAAAGCTAATTCAGTGGAGCTGTGTATTTTTAGATGCtaattatcagaaatttttgtTATCTAGAGATGATAAAATTAAAGACGTATTGGTAGCTTTAAGGGATCTCATTAAGGACGAACTTAGTTGTTTTGATGATATGGAATTTGTTGCCTCATTATtacatgaaataaaaaaaggaaaatccATATATAAAACCATACATGTGGTTGGGATGGACTACTCCATTGAAGAGTTTCAGTTGTACTAA
- the Sf3b3 gene encoding splicing factor 3B subunit 3 isoform X1, whose amino-acid sequence MYLYNITLQRATAITHAIHGNFSGTKMQEIVISRGKSLEVLRPDPNTGKVHTLLTVEIFGVIRSLMSFRLTGGTKDYVIVGSDSGRIVILEYIPAKNGFEKVHQETFGKSGVRRIVPGQYLATDPRGRAVMIGAVEKQKLAYILNRDAQARLTISSPLEAHKSNTLVYHMVGVDVGYDNPMFACLEIDYEEADSDPTGEAAQKTQQTLTFYELDLGVNHVVRKYSEPLEEHANFLVTVPGGDDGPSGVLICSENYLTYKNLGDQHDIRCPIPRRRNDLDDPERGMIFVCSATHKTKSMFFFLAQTEQGDIFKITLETDEDMVTEIKLKYFDTVPVATAMCVLKTGFLFVASEFGNHYLYQIAHLGDDDDELEFSSAMPLEEGDTFFFAPRSLRNLVLVDELESLSPILSCRVADLAGEDTPQLYMLCGRGPRSSLRVLRHGLEVSEMAVSELPGNPNAVWTVKRRSDDEYDAYIIVSFVNATLVLSIGETVEEVTDSGFLGTTPTLSCSALSDDALVQVYPGGIRHICSDKRVNEWKAPGKKTIVKCAVNQRQVVIALSGGELAYFEMDPTGQLHEYKERKRMNSDVVCMALANVAPGEQLSLFLAVGLADSTVRIISLDPSDCLAPRSIQGLPVCAESLCIVEMGCTDREPDNAAAASTTSTLYLNIGLQNGALLRNVLDPVSGELSDTRTRYLGSRPVKLFRIRMQQSEAVLAMSSRSWLSYYYQSRFYLTPLSYESLEYASGFSSEQCPEGIVAISTNTLRILALEKLGAVFNQVSFPLEYTPRKFIIHPESNNLIIIETEHNAYTEETKKQRRLQMAEEMKEAAGEEEQELAKEMADAFLNEDLPESVFSAPKAGHGMWASTLKIMDPVQGITHKLIRLEQNEAAMSSVLVKFQNQPQQTLFLIIGIAKDFQLNPRHCNTGFLDTYKIDPVGRELEFVHRTPVDEVPMALCAYNGLLLAGVGRMLRLYDMGKKKLLRKCENKHIPNGIVNIQAMGKRIFVSDVQESVFMVRYKRAENQLIIFADDTHPRWITCTSVLDYDTVAVADKFGNIAILRLPPNVSDDVEEDPTGHKSLWDRGLLNGASQKGDTIATFHVGETVTWLQKATLIPGGWESLIYTTLSGTVGVLVPFTSREDHDFFQHLEMHMRSENTPLCGRDHISFRSYYYPVKNVIDGDLCEQYNSLEPAKQKSIASDLDRTPAEVSKKLEDIRTRYAF is encoded by the exons ATGTATCTCTACAACATAACGTTGCAAAGAGCAACCGCTATCACCCACGCCATCCATGGCAACTTTTCGGGCACAAAAATGCAAGAAATAGTCATTTCACGTGGCAAAAGCTTGGAAGTGCTGAGACCAGACCCAAACACTGGCAAAGTACACACTCTCCTAACAGTAGAAATCTTTGGAGTAATACGTTCTTTAATGTCGTTTCGTCTAACCGGCGGAACGAAAGATTATGTCATAGTGGGATCTGATTCGGGAAGAATCGTTATATTAGAATATATTCCTGCCAAGAATGGTTTTGAAAAAGTTCACCAGGAAACATTTGGTAAATCTGGTGTTAGACGAATAGTGCCAGGACAGTACTTGGCCACGGATCCGCGAGGGAGAGCTGTAATGATTGGCGctgttgaaaaacaaaaactagcATACATCTTGAACAGAGATGCCCAGGCTCGTTTGACAATCTCGTCACCCCTCGAGGCGCACAAGAGCAACACCCTCGTCTACCACATGGTAGGCGTAGACGTTGGATATGATAATCCCATGTTCGCGTGCCTCGAAATCGACTATGAAGAAGCTGATTCGGACCCAACTGGAGAAGCGGCACAGAAAACTCAACAAACATTAACATTCTATGAACTCGATCTTGGCGTTAATCACGTTGTTCGCAAATATTCAGAACCTTTGGAGGAACACGCAAATTTCTTAGTTACCGTGCCGGGCGGTGACGACGGTCCTTCAGGAGTGTTAATTTGCTCAGAGAATTATTTGACATATAAAAACTTGGGCGACCAACATGATATAAGATGCCCAATCCCCAGAAGAAGAAACGATTTAGATGACCCAGAAAGGGGCATGATCTTCGTCTGTTCAGCTACTCACAAGACCAAGTCGATGTTCTTCTTTCTCGCACAGACAGAACAaggtgacatttttaaaatcacgCTTGAAACAGATGAAGATATGGTGACGGAAATCAAGTTGAAGTACTTTGACACAGTTCCGGTAGCCACTGCCATGTGCGTTTTGAAGACCGGGTTCTTGTTTGTAGCTTCAGAGTTTGGAAATCA CTACTTGTACCAAATCGCCCACCTCGGAGATGACGACGACGAATTAGAATTTAGCTCGGCCATGCCTTTGGAGGAAGGTGACACCTTCTTCTTTGCGCCACGTTCGCTCAGAAACTTGGTGCTGGTTGACGAATTGGAGTCTCTTTCTCCGATTTTGTCGTGTCGCGTGGCTGATTTGGCAGGTGAAGACACGCCTCAGCTGTATATGCTTTGCGGGAGAGGGCCGAGATCTTCGTTGCGAGTTTTAAGGCACGGTCTGGAAGTTTCAGAGATGGCTGTGTCTGAACTTCCCGGTAATCCCAACGCCGTGTGGACCGTGAAAAGAAGAAGTGATG ATGAATATGATGCTTATATTATTGTATCTTTCGTTAACGCCACTTTGGTGCTATCTATCGGCGAAACTGTGGAGGAGGTGACAGACAGCGGTTTTCTGGGAACTACCCCAACCTTGTCTTGTTCTGCTCTGAGTGACGATGCGTTAGTGCAG GTGTATCCAGGCGGTATTCGGCATATATGTTCTGATAAACGTGTAAACGAATGGAAAGCTCCCGGGAAGAAAACAATCGTAAAATGCGCCGTTAATCAACGACAAGTCGTCATAGCACTCTCAGGAGGCGAACTCGCCTACTTTGAAATGGATCCG acTGGACAATTACATGAGTATAAAGAAAGAAAACGAATGAATTCTGATGTTGTCTGTATGGCATTGGCAAATGTAGCACCGGGCGAGCAGTTATCTCTGTTTCTTGCTGTAGGATTAGCTGACAGTACAGTAAGAATCATCTCACTCGACCCGAGCGACTGTTTGGCACCACGTTCGATACAAGGTTTGCCCGTTTGCGCCGAGTCTTTGTGCATTGTCGAAATGGGCTGTACAGATCGTGAACCCGACAACGCAGCAGCAGCTAGTACCACCAGCACGTTATATCTAAACATCGGTTTGCAAAATGGTGCACTGTTACGTAACGTTCTCGATCCAGTTTCTGGAGAATTGTCAGATACAAGAACGAGGTATCTGGGTTCGCGTCCGGTCAAACTATTCAGGATAAGAATGCAACAGTCAGAAGCTGTGTTGGCAATGAGTAGTAGATCCTGGTTGAGTTATTATTACCAAAGTAGGTTTTACCTAACACCTTTGTCTTACGAAAGTTTGGAGTATGCATCCGGATTCAGTTCAGAGCAATGTCCAGAAGGCATCGTAGCTATATCGACTAACACTTTAAGAATTTTGGCGTTAGAAAAACTCGGCGCTGTTTTCAACCAAGTGTCGTTTCCGCTGGAATATACACCGAGGAAATTCATCATTCATCCTGAAagcaataatttaattataatagaGACTGAACACAATGCATATACTGAAGAGACAAAAAAACAAAGGAGACTGCAAATGGCAGAAGAAATGAAGGAAGCTGCTGGAGAAGAAGAACAAGAATTAGCCAAAGAAATGGCTGATGCTTTTTTGAACGAAGATCTACCTGAAAGTGTATTTTCTGCTCCTAAAGCGGGACATGGTATGTGGGCATCTACGTTGAAGATAATGGATCCCGTCCAAGGAATCACTCACAAATTAATACGATTGGAACAGAACGAAGCAGCTATGTCGAGCGTTTTAGTCAAGTTTCAGAATCAGCCCCAACAAACTCTTTTCTTGATCATTGGCATAGccaaagattttcaactgaaTCCCAGGCATTGTAATACGGGATTTTTGGATACCTACAAAATAGATCCCGTAGGTCGAGAGTTGGAATTCGTTCATCGTACACCTGTAGATGAAGTCCCAATGGCTCTTTGTGCATACAATGGACTCCTATTGGCTGGAGTAGGAAGAATGTTGAGATTATATGACATgggaaaaaagaaattgttgcGGAAATGTGAAAATAAG CATATACCAAATGGTATAGTAAATATTCAAGCGATGGGTAAAAGAATCTTCGTTTCGGACGTGCAAGAATCAGTTTTCATGGTTCGATATAAAAGAGCAGAAAACCAATTGATCATATTCGCGGATGATACTCACCCACGGTGGATTACTTGTACGAGTGTTCTCGATTATGACACCGTTGCCGTTGCTGACAAGTTTGGTAACATTGCCATTTTAAGATTGCCGCCGAATGTCAGTGACGACGTTGAGGAGGACCCCACTGGTCATAAATCGCTGTGGGACAGAG GTCTCTTAAATGGAGCATCACAAAAAGGCGATACAATTGCCACGTTCCACGTTGGTGAAACGGTGACGTGGTTACAGAAAGCGACATTAATTCCGGGTGGATGGGAATCGTTGATTTATACTACCTTGTCAGGAACTGTGGGCGTACTTGTTCCATTTACGTCTAGAGAAGACCACGACTTCTTCCAGCATTTAGAAATGCACATGAGGAGCGAAAATACTCCGTTGTGTGGAAGAGATCACATTTCATTTAGAAGTTATTATTATCCAGTTAag AATGTAATCGATGGTGATTTATGTGAACAGTACAATTCTTTGGAACCCGCGAAACAGAAAAGCATAGCTTCTGATTTAGATCGGACTCCTGCTGAAGTTTCAAAGAAATTAGAAGACATTCGTACGAGATacgcattttaa